In one window of Buchnera aphidicola (Schlechtendalia chinensis) DNA:
- the bioB gene encoding biotin synthase BioB has translation MRKQWNFSQVKSLFDLPLFDVLFTAQTVHRKNFKKNEIQISTLLSIKTGSCPEDCKYCPQSFKYKTHVKKEKLLDIQKILSYAKKAKKIGSERFCMGAAWKNVKDKDIPYLETIIKEIKKMGLETCMTLGTLNKYQAEKLSKAGLDFYNHNLDTSMNFYKNIVTTRNYQDRLNTLEIVRKSGIKVCSGGIIGLGEQVNDRIELLLQLSNLSEVPESIPINMLVRIKGTPMENNREVDVFDFIRTVAVTRIMMPKSYIRLSAGRENMNEQTQAMCFMAGANSIFYGCKLLTTSNPEQTSDLNLFKKLGLHSKNNQIDFKNYENLNNVPQKNETISNKNYYNAGIL, from the coding sequence ATGAGAAAACAATGGAATTTTAGCCAAGTAAAATCGTTATTTGATTTGCCTCTTTTTGATGTTTTATTTACTGCTCAAACTGTTCATAGAAAAAACTTTAAGAAAAATGAAATTCAAATTAGTACTCTGCTATCTATAAAAACTGGTTCATGTCCAGAAGATTGTAAATATTGTCCGCAAAGCTTTAAATATAAAACTCATGTGAAGAAAGAAAAATTATTAGATATACAGAAAATATTAAGCTACGCTAAAAAAGCTAAAAAAATTGGATCTGAACGATTTTGTATGGGAGCAGCTTGGAAAAATGTTAAAGATAAAGATATACCATATTTAGAAACAATAATTAAAGAAATAAAAAAAATGGGATTAGAAACATGTATGACTTTAGGAACTTTAAATAAATATCAAGCAGAAAAATTATCAAAAGCAGGATTAGATTTTTATAATCATAATTTGGATACCTCAATGAATTTTTACAAAAATATTGTAACAACTAGAAACTACCAGGATCGTTTAAATACTCTAGAAATTGTAAGAAAATCTGGAATAAAAGTTTGTTCAGGGGGAATAATAGGATTGGGAGAACAAGTTAATGATAGAATAGAGTTATTATTACAGTTGTCTAATTTGTCTGAAGTTCCAGAAAGCATACCAATAAATATGTTAGTAAGAATTAAAGGAACTCCTATGGAAAATAATCGAGAGGTAGATGTGTTTGATTTTATAAGAACTGTTGCAGTAACTCGAATAATGATGCCTAAATCATATATACGATTGTCAGCCGGAAGAGAAAACATGAATGAACAAACTCAAGCTATGTGTTTTATGGCGGGTGCTAATTCTATTTTTTATGGGTGTAAATTGCTTACAACATCTAATCCTGAACAAACAAGTGATTTAAATTTATTTAAAAAATTAGGATTACATTCGAAAAATAATCAAATTGATTTTAAAAATTACGAAAATTTAAATAACGTTCCACAAAAAAATGAAACGATTTCTAATAAAAATTATTATAATGCAGGAATACTGTAA
- the glyA gene encoding serine hydroxymethyltransferase, translating into MFMFDVSKNIKKYDSDLWEIMKKEENRQENHIALIASENYASPCVMEAQGSKLTNKYAEGYPGKRYYGGCKYVDMVEQLAIKRAKVLFDADYANVQPHSGSQANFAVYSALLNPGDTILGMSLSHGGHLTHGSQVNFSGKLYNAITYGLDCNGNIDYSQIESLTNIHKPKMIIGGFSAYSGICNWKLLRKIANTVKAYLFVDMAHVAGLVAANLYPSPLKHAHVVTATTHKTLSGPRGGLILSKGDTNTFLHNKLDSSVFPYSQGGPLMHIIAAKAVAFKEAMDPSFKEYQSQVIKNAKLMTKIFKDREHVVISENTFNHLLLLDLSKKNLTGKKAEDALNMANIIVNKNSIPNDPRSPLITSGIRIGTPAITRRGLKEKEVYKLSHWISDILDDVKNTHKILKIKSKILDLCKSFPVYKSQ; encoded by the coding sequence ATGTTTATGTTCGACGTTTCTAAAAATATTAAGAAATATGATTCAGATTTATGGGAAATTATGAAAAAAGAAGAAAATCGTCAAGAGAATCATATTGCATTAATTGCTTCAGAAAATTATGCTAGTCCGTGTGTTATGGAAGCACAAGGATCTAAATTAACGAATAAATATGCCGAAGGATATCCTGGAAAAAGATATTATGGAGGTTGCAAATATGTTGATATGGTAGAACAATTAGCTATTAAACGAGCAAAAGTTTTGTTTGATGCAGACTATGCTAATGTACAACCCCACTCTGGATCACAAGCTAATTTTGCTGTATATAGTGCATTATTAAATCCAGGAGATACTATATTAGGTATGAGTCTTTCTCATGGTGGACATTTAACACATGGGTCGCAAGTGAATTTTTCTGGAAAGTTATATAACGCGATTACTTATGGATTAGATTGTAATGGAAATATTGATTATTCTCAAATAGAAAGTTTAACTAATATTCATAAACCAAAAATGATTATTGGAGGCTTTTCTGCTTATTCTGGTATTTGTAATTGGAAATTACTCAGAAAAATTGCAAATACGGTAAAAGCATATCTTTTCGTAGATATGGCGCATGTTGCAGGATTAGTAGCCGCAAATTTGTATCCTAGCCCGTTAAAGCATGCTCATGTTGTTACTGCTACTACACATAAAACTCTTTCTGGACCAAGAGGTGGATTGATACTATCCAAGGGAGATACAAACACATTTTTGCATAATAAATTAGACTCCTCAGTTTTTCCTTATAGCCAGGGTGGGCCATTAATGCATATTATTGCAGCTAAAGCAGTTGCTTTTAAAGAAGCTATGGACCCTTCTTTTAAAGAGTATCAAAGTCAGGTAATAAAAAATGCTAAACTTATGACAAAAATTTTTAAAGATCGAGAGCATGTAGTAATTTCAGAAAATACATTTAATCATTTGTTACTTTTAGATCTTTCTAAAAAAAATTTAACAGGTAAAAAAGCAGAAGATGCATTAAATATGGCAAATATTATAGTAAATAAAAATAGTATACCAAACGATCCTAGAAGTCCATTGATTACTTCAGGAATTCGAATAGGTACTCCAGCAATCACTCGAAGAGGTTTAAAAGAAAAGGAAGTATATAAATTATCGCATTGGATTAGTGATATATTAGACGATGTTAAAAATACTCATAAAATTCTAAAAATAAAAAGTAAAATTTTGGATTTGTGCAAATCATTTCCTGTTTACAAATCACAATGA
- the bioA gene encoding adenosylmethionine--8-amino-7-oxononanoate transaminase, with translation MSKSKLAFDQKYIWHPYSSMIRPFPCYLIKSAKGIFLNLQNGQKLIDGMSSWWAVIHGYNHPRLNYALKKQINQMSHVMFGGITHCPAILLCKRLIQITPKNLECIFLSDSGSISIEVAMKMALQYWESLGKNKVLFLTIKNGYHGDTFSAISVCDPDNSFHNLYKNFIPTNLFSDSPRCSFYSKWDEQDIHSFKILIEKYQNDIAAVILESIVQSVGGMHFYHPTFLKKVRYLCDKFEIPLILDEIATGFGRTGKLFAFEHSNVVPDILCIGKAMTGGTITLSATLTTRKISKTISNSSSGCFMHGPTFMANPLACAVANENIKMLQENKWKKQVNDIEQCLKLNLFPLLNHPEVKNIRVLGAIGVVECIKFIDIANIQKFFVKNNVWIRPFKKVIYLIPPYIIDMKSLKKLIYCISIALNYEYSFLR, from the coding sequence ATGAGTAAATCTAAACTAGCGTTTGATCAAAAATACATTTGGCATCCTTATAGTTCGATGATTCGTCCATTTCCTTGTTATTTAATAAAGTCAGCTAAAGGAATTTTTTTGAATTTACAGAATGGACAGAAATTAATTGATGGTATGTCTTCGTGGTGGGCAGTAATTCATGGATATAATCATCCTAGATTAAATTATGCTTTAAAAAAACAAATTAATCAAATGTCGCATGTCATGTTTGGTGGTATAACGCATTGTCCAGCAATTTTATTATGTAAAAGATTAATACAAATTACACCGAAAAATTTAGAATGTATTTTTCTTTCAGATTCTGGATCTATTTCTATTGAAGTAGCAATGAAAATGGCATTACAATATTGGGAATCATTAGGAAAAAATAAAGTATTATTTTTAACTATTAAAAATGGCTATCATGGTGATACATTTTCTGCTATCTCTGTATGTGATCCAGATAATTCTTTCCATAATTTGTATAAAAATTTTATTCCAACTAATTTATTTTCCGATTCTCCTAGATGCTCATTTTATAGTAAATGGGATGAACAAGACATACATTCGTTTAAAATTTTAATTGAAAAATATCAAAATGATATTGCTGCTGTAATTTTAGAATCTATTGTGCAAAGTGTTGGAGGAATGCATTTTTATCATCCTACATTTTTAAAAAAAGTTAGATATTTATGCGATAAATTTGAAATTCCACTAATTTTAGATGAAATTGCTACAGGATTTGGAAGAACTGGAAAACTTTTTGCTTTTGAACATTCTAATGTTGTTCCAGATATTCTTTGTATCGGAAAAGCTATGACAGGAGGAACTATAACATTATCTGCAACATTAACTACAAGAAAAATTTCGAAAACTATTAGTAATAGTTCATCGGGATGTTTTATGCACGGACCTACTTTTATGGCTAATCCACTAGCATGCGCAGTAGCAAATGAAAATATAAAAATGTTACAAGAAAACAAATGGAAAAAACAAGTTAATGACATTGAACAGTGCTTAAAATTAAATTTATTTCCATTACTAAATCATCCAGAGGTAAAAAACATACGAGTTTTAGGCGCTATTGGTGTTGTTGAATGTATAAAATTTATAGATATTGCAAATATTCAAAAATTTTTCGTAAAAAATAATGTTTGGATTCGACCATTTAAGAAAGTAATTTATTTAATTCCACCATATATTATTGATATGAAATCTCTTAAAAAACTTATCTATTGTATTTCTATTGCATTAAATTACGAATATTCCTTTTTAAGATAA
- the hisS gene encoding histidine--tRNA ligase, which yields MNQIIQSVKGMHDYVPKDVNIWQCVEKILFNILDSYNYQEIRFPIIERTELFKHGIGSITDIIEKEMYSFKDKNSNSLTLRPEGTVGCMRSCIKNGLLRNSEQKLWYLGPMFRYEKPQFGRYRQFHQLGIEYFGLSSPHADLEIVMLIQRIWKVLKISHFVKLELNTIGSINTRSHYKKLLYLYFKRHESLLDTDCKRRLYTNPLRILDSKNSNIQELINCAPSLINYIDDDSLKHFEKLCKYMDEVGISYITNYQLVRGLDYYNNTVFEWTIDTLKSKSTICAGGRYDYLSNFLKIPSVPAVGCAIGMERLIMVLKSYNKFLEIKNVVDIFIIFLKKSIELRAIQLSENIRTELPCKKVQVNFSQSSINKQFRKANKLGARIVLLLGSIEEKNKTILIKDLKFKKQKISLFENVIHELKLFFEKHYL from the coding sequence TTGAATCAAATAATTCAGTCTGTAAAAGGTATGCATGATTATGTCCCAAAAGATGTTAATATTTGGCAATGCGTAGAGAAAATTTTATTTAATATACTAGATAGTTATAATTATCAAGAAATTCGCTTTCCTATTATAGAAAGAACAGAATTATTTAAGCATGGAATTGGAAGTATTACTGATATAATTGAAAAAGAAATGTATTCTTTTAAAGATAAAAACAGTAATAGTCTTACACTTCGACCAGAAGGAACAGTGGGATGTATGCGTTCTTGTATTAAAAATGGATTACTAAGAAATTCTGAGCAAAAATTATGGTATTTAGGTCCAATGTTTCGTTACGAAAAACCCCAATTTGGGAGATATAGGCAATTTCATCAATTGGGAATTGAGTATTTTGGTTTGTCTAGTCCTCATGCTGATCTAGAAATTGTTATGTTAATTCAAAGAATTTGGAAAGTCTTAAAAATTTCTCATTTTGTTAAATTGGAATTAAATACTATAGGGTCAATTAATACTCGATCTCATTATAAAAAATTATTATATTTATATTTCAAAAGACATGAATCTTTATTAGACACAGACTGTAAGCGTCGATTGTATACAAATCCGTTGAGAATTTTGGACAGTAAGAATAGTAATATACAAGAACTTATTAATTGTGCTCCTTCTTTAATAAATTACATCGATGACGATTCTTTAAAACATTTTGAAAAGTTGTGTAAGTATATGGATGAAGTTGGAATATCTTACATAACTAACTATCAATTAGTTCGAGGATTAGACTATTATAATAACACAGTTTTTGAATGGACAATAGATACATTAAAATCAAAAAGTACTATTTGTGCTGGTGGTAGATACGATTATTTATCAAATTTTTTAAAAATTCCTTCTGTTCCTGCTGTTGGTTGCGCTATTGGCATGGAACGTTTAATAATGGTTTTAAAATCATATAATAAATTTTTAGAAATAAAAAATGTTGTAGACATTTTCATTATATTTTTAAAAAAGAGTATAGAATTACGTGCAATACAGTTGTCTGAAAATATACGTACAGAATTACCTTGTAAAAAGGTTCAAGTAAACTTTTCACAAAGTAGCATAAATAAACAGTTTAGAAAAGCAAATAAATTAGGAGCTCGAATAGTACTACTTTTAGGATCTATAGAAGAAAAAAATAAAACAATATTAATAAAAGATTTAAAGTTTAAAAAACAGAAAATATCTTTATTTGAAAATGTAATTCATGAATTAAAGTTATTTTTTGAAAAACATTATCTATAA